In one window of Penaeus monodon isolate SGIC_2016 chromosome 36, NSTDA_Pmon_1, whole genome shotgun sequence DNA:
- the LOC119595461 gene encoding microtubule-associated protein futsch-like, whose protein sequence is MLSPNVPEFVPRGMQPTGPAGGYERTIPTAAERYHTSQSSIQTMKAERREEDGQRRRVQNAALLEPERRDLKESFGGKKVGGSNRGRHGSYSSHTRERDSLRSYDNWRQRADETPADRQGSYFKSTRRPTKGDPEGDCNKNRSQHGKPRPWRQKGESQERENVLNKEGKKTVGRGKSIALGPTHATETQSHSYCKPGVSYGKILAGDFAWGGKTALVGDGDNHPKNSNDSGLISNAQQDEQWPSLPGFQSRALAKGEKVEAASPRGRATSLAQEGAMIDSMKDSDIKESNKIGKEGVEVARGEKEDLSRGKWITSDEKKVGGKDDRRQSENATVSEIRRDENAVKEGQRHDSLDLKPVSGEGEKKYTNRSPRGKDTNNKQPEEKEDGNFEWQVKRDRRKQVKPQEETTKSSVLVQQQKGEKKRKGKADVNLSFAKGKTVSKSETKSTNQHTQKNKPHAVATSADKLSRKMKQNSPGQQDQSAVERTGVSSLGDKASVKNNSSVPVDAKKPIASEKDSSKLKAKKLKKKEEKMKIREQQIRKAQEMMKKDSKLSMITKAFLESAACTGSGGQTSVMSKTASQNLFENFPSLGEQRPNIVKRKVKSNAVPPVTSKSGSHEDSRERKKPKDPSVSLESQANGSGTATTTSVSSYSGVLLASPRRAVESQFRAMDDNQDKDAWNMVAQKKKVKTKDRIELDLMCAALESKKRKEKELADKILMSELHPGLEKPKRSIETHTVIKGSKNAFAGHLRAKAKGTAPATMLFRGFQREGRDYKYLSPLKKRMKKARLQEAETLLAIVREAKKAQERLIQESLAQLTETSVEDDGRKLPETSQLLPSSSPVMPKDGDEIINERDLKDVNGCDEEGSSVADVGEEGPGGTLLKGSEGLQSMTRLSVDGTEAVAEPQDVNSETVVTQEPPSLSDATRSELEQNTKSMDQESTSNKKIVNTTTTITNRDIKKVIKDIHTLDVSPARVGGLLANLDDPELAKRCSELAQEIKIMAHPVHKMSFREYCDHMITPEVDSAAKKLVTMLVRFQERQYQRDPMKAKVRRRYVCGLKEATKLMTKMSCVIVAPDIQRSRGPGLLDEVVAKMLNRARESGVPLIFALSLKNLGKLCHKSVPVSCIGIINYQGAQDVFNQLMELVPAAKAKYQALVNTGLCTVPAEAEGLSDEEKEPEGSSLKDAVTS, encoded by the exons ATGTTGTCCCCAAATGTCCCAGAGTTCGTTCCAAGAGGAATGCAACCCACAGGCCCAGCCGGAGGATATGAGCGGACTATTCCAACTGCGGCTGAAAGGTACCACACAAGCCAGAGCTCCATCCAGACAATGaaagcagagagaagggaggaagatgggcaGCGGAGACGAGTGCAAAATGCCGCTTTGCTAGAACCAGAGAGAAGAGATTTAAAAGAGTCCTTTGGTGGAAAGAAGGTGGGTGGCTCGAACAGAGGCAGGCATGGGTCATACAGTTctcacacaagagagagagacagtcttCGAAGCTATGACAACTGGAGGCAGAGAGCGGATGAGACTCCAGCTGACAGACAAGGTTCTTATTTCAAGAGCACAAGGAGACCCACCAAGGGTGATCCAGAAGGAGACTGCAACAAAAATAGGAGTCAACATGGAAAACCGCGTCCCTGGAGGCAGAAAGGTGAAAGTCAAGAAAGGGAGAATGTCctgaataaagaaggaaagaaaactgtagggagagggaagagcatAGCCTTAGGGCCAACCCATGCCACAGAGACCCAGTCCCATTCATATTGCAAGCCAGGTGTCAGTTATGGCAAAATCCTTGCTGGTGATTTTGCCTGGGGTGGAAAGACTGCACTGGTTGGAGATGGAGATAATCACCCAAAAAACTCTAATGACTCGGGCCTGATCTCCAATGCCCAGCAAGATGAGCAGTGGCCTTCCCTCCCAGGTTTCCAGAGCAGGGCACTGGCCAAGGGGGAGAAGGTAGAGGCTGCAAGTCCCAGAGGCAGAGCAACTTCTCTTGCACAGGAGGGAGCTATGATAGACAGCATGAAAGATTCAGatataaaagaaagtaataaaattgggaaggagggagtggaagtagccaggggagaaaaggaagatttGTCAAGGGGAAAGTGGATTACTAGTGATGAGAAAAAGGTTGGTGGAAAGGATGATAGAAGACAATCAGAAAATGCTACTGTCAGTGAGATTAGAAGAGATGAGAATGCAGTAAAGGAGGGCCAAAGACATGATTCACTGGATTTAAAGCCAGTttctggagagggagagaaaaaatacacaaacagatCTCCAAGAGGAAaagacacaaacaacaaacagccagaggaaaaggaagatgggaaCTTTGAATGGCAGGTTAAAAGAGATCGTCGGAAACAAGTGAAACCTCAGGAAGAGACGACAAAGTCAAGTGTTTTAGTGCAAcagcagaaaggagagaaaaaaaggaaaggcaaagctGATGTCAACCTTAGTTTTGCAAAAGGGAAAACAGTATCTAAGAGTGAAACCAAGTCAACAAATcaacacactcaaaaaaataaaCCTCATGCAGTTGCAACATCTGCTGACAAGCTTAGcaggaaaatgaagcaaaattcTCCAGGGCAACAAGATCAGTCAGCTGTGGAAAGAACTGGTGTTTCATCTCTTGGTGATAAAGCTTCTGTCAAGAATAATAGTTCTGTTCCAGTAGATGCTAAGAAACCCATTGCTTCAGAAAAAGATTCATCTAAGCTGAAAGCAAAGAAActtaaaaagaaggaagagaagatgaaaataagagagCAGCAAATCCGGAAAGCTCaggagatgatgaagaaagaCTCTAAGCTCTCAATGATAACAAAGGCCTTTTTAGAATCGGCTGCCTGTACTGGCAGTGGTGGGCAGACATCCGTAATGTCAAAAACAGCCAGCCAGAACCTCTTTGAGAATTTCCCCAGTCTGGGTGAACAGAGACCAAACattgtaaaaagaaaagttaaaagtaaTGCCGTCCCTCCAGTTACTAGTAAAAGTGGTTCTCATGAGGATTCTAGGGAGAGGAAGAAACCAAAAGACCCATCAGTTTCTCTGGAAAGCCAAGCCAATGGTAGTGGGACAGCCACTACCACTTCTGTTTCAAGCTACTCTGGGGTGCTCTTGGCCTCACCCAGGAGAGCAGTGGAATCTCAGTTTAGAGCCATGGATGACAACCAGGACAAGGATGCATGGAATATGGTAGCacagaagaaaaaggtgaagacTAAGGACCGCATTGAACTGGATCTCATGTGTGCAGCACTCGAGtccaagaagagaaaagaaaaggaactcGCAGATAAGATCCTCATGTCGGAGTTGCAT CCTGGATTAGAGAAGCCCAAGAGAAGTATAGAAACTCATACAGTCATCAAAGGCTCGAAAAATGCCTTTGCTGGTCATCTCAGAGCCAAG GCTAAAGGAACTGCCCCAGCCACAATGCTTTTCCGAGGCTTCCAGCGCGAAGGGAGGGACTATAAATACCTCTCACCGCTCAAGAAACGGATGAAGAAAGCCCGACTGCAGGAAGCTGAGACGTTGCTGGCCATTGTTAGAG AAGCAAAAAAAGCCCAGGAGAGGCTGATCCAGGAATCCCTCGCTCAGCTGACAGAGACCAGCGTGGAGGACGACGGGAGAAAACTGCCTGAGACATCGCAGTTGTTACCATCTTCTTCCCCAGTAATGCCAAAAGATGGTGATGAAATTATAAATGAGAGAGATTTAAAAGATGTTAATGGGTGTGACGAGGAAGGTAGTTCAGTTGCTGACGTGGGAGAAGAAGGACCCGGTGGTACTTTGCTGAAGGGAAGTGAAGGATTACAGTCTATGACAAGGTTGAGTGTGGATGGAACGGAGGCAGTTGCCGAGCCCCAAGACGTGAATTCGGAAACGGTGGTCACCCAAGAACCTCCGAGCCTCTCCGATGCAACAAGATCCGAGCTTGAACAGAACACAAAAAGTATGGACCAAGAAAGCACATCCAACAAGAAAAtagtaaacacaacaacaacaataacaaacagagACATCAAGAAAGTCATCAAGGACATCCACACCCTTGATGTCTCTCCGGCAAGAGTGGGAGGCCTTCTGGCCAACCTTGACGACCCTGAGCTGGCCAAGAGGTGCTCGGAACTTGCCCAAGAAATCAAGATTATGGCCCACCCGGTGCACAAGATGTCCTTTAGGGA GTACTGTGACCATATGATCACCCCAGAGGTGGACTCGGCAGCCAAGAAGCTGGTGACGATGCTGGTGAGGTTTCAGGAGCGGCAGTATCAGCGTGACCCCATGAAGGCCAAAGTCAG ACGAAGATATGTATGTGGCCTGAAGGAAGCGACAAAACTGATGACAAAGATGTCTTGTGTCATTGTGGCTCCAGACATTCAGCGAAGTAGAGGACCTG GCCTCCTAGATGAGGTGGTGGCCAAGATGCTGAACCGGGCAAGGGAGAGCGGCGTGCCCCTCATCTTTGCCCTCTCCCTGAAGAATCTGGGGAAGCTGTGTCACAAGAGCGTACCTGTGAGCTGCATCGGCATCATTAATTACCAAGGAGCTCAG GATGTCTTCAATCAGTTAATGGAGCTAGTACCTGCAGCTAAGGCCAAGTACCAAGCTCTCGTCAATACTGGACTGTGTACCGTACCTGCTGAGGCGGAAGGACTCTCAGACGAGGAGAAAGAGCCTGAAGGATCCTCTTTGAAAGATGCTGTGACCTCGTGA
- the LOC119595635 gene encoding uncharacterized protein LOC119595635: protein MLSPNVPEFVPRGMQPTGPAGGYERTIPPAAERHHTSQSSIQTIKAERREEDGQRRRVQNAALLEPERRDLKESFGGKKVGGSNRGRHGSYSSHARERDSLRSYDNWRQRADETPADRQGSYFKSTRRPTKGDPEGDCNKNRSQHGKPRPWRQKGESQERENVLNKEGKKTVGRGKSIALGPTHATETQSHSYCKPGVSYGKILAGDFAWVERLHWLEMEIITQKTL, encoded by the coding sequence ATGTTGTCCCCAAATGTCCCAGAGTTCGTTCCAAGAGGAATGCAACCCACAGGCCCAGCCGGAGGATATGAGCGGACTATTCCACCTGCGGCTGAAAGGCACCACACAAGCCAGAGCTCCATCCAGACAATCaaagcagagagaagggaggaagatgggcaGCGGAGACGAGTGCAAAATGCCGCTTTGCTAGAACCAGAGAGAAGAGATTTAAAAGAGTCCTTTGGTGGAAAGAAGGTGGGTGGCTCGAACAGAGGCAGGCATGGGTCATACAGTTCtcacgcaagagagagagacagtcttCGAAGCTATGACAACTGGAGGCAGAGAGCGGATGAGACTCCAGCTGACAGACAAGGTTCTTATTTCAAGAGCACAAGGAGACCCACCAAGGGTGATCCAGAAGGAGACTGCAACAAAAATAGGAGTCAACATGGAAAACCGCGTCCCTGGAGGCAGAAAGGTGAAAGTCAAGAAAGGGAGAATGTCctgaataaagaaggaaagaaaactgtagggagagggaagagcatAGCCTTAGGGCCAACCCATGCCACAGAGACCCAGTCCCATTCATATTGCAAGCCAGGTGTCAGTTATGGCAAAATCCTTGCTGGTGATTTTGCCTGGGTGGAAAGACTGCACTGGTTGGAGATGGAGATAATCACCCAAAAAACCCTCTAA